In the Sulfitobacter pacificus genome, one interval contains:
- a CDS encoding DUF3971 domain-containing protein: MSEPAPPSVAKPRKRLLGLGVMWLLNWVLGLVTVAVLAVGGVVMYLKSNAVTAPIWARTMIEARIAEALPQARVSFGEMAFLMDEGWRPRVRLRNVAVTAVTGEELIRFHEFKATFSTRQLLKGQPRPKDIALSGIVARLRRDRDGRVSVQTGLSGFGAERQAATLPELIGQVDDVLLSPALSALRGVDLRALTLRFEDARSGRVWTMDGGRLQLGREGDTLRINADLAVLTGGTGVATLAANYTSRIGETAAEFGVTFDGVGAQDIAVQDPALAWLGVLRAPISGSVRAGLNDAGRFTPWAATLQIGAGAVQPNEGTEPVPFDGARSYFSYDPDEKLLTFDELSVRSQWITGQASGTAVLGLDETSGALSDLIWQIRLSGLQANPGDLYEMPVALAGVDLDLRLELNPFRVTLGRAQISDQGKTALVDGSVLAGEDGWHVALDAQMDGLEPDRLLALWPQRAAKGTRKWLVENLRSGALSNIDLAVRRTPNATPRTFLAFDYTDATVRFSKTLPLVTEGRGHVSLADRRLVVSLDTGKLTPPQGGTIGLTGSSFIIPDILAKDGTPAVVRLDASSNIEAALSLLNMPPLSVMDKAKLPVKLAEGRATVTGTLALSLKRGTKPKVSYHVQGDLLDMRSKVLVKDRTITTPKLVLFAQNEGFSLTGKGQMDGVPFDAVLKQPVGPDAAPGILSGTIALTPKALETFGVKLPEGSVSGRGVGEIEVTLKRGTSPKLRLRSNLVGLGVAVPQVSWRKAASQSGALAVDVTLSPVPAVERLEVSGPGLSAAGAVQFNSDRTLERVRFDRLKVGNWLDVPLDLVGRGAGRPVQVALRGGSLDLRRAAFGSAPPDPAAPPMIIALDRLQITDTISLTGLQGQFDTRRGLDGGFKALLNGDAPVEGRVIPQSGRSAVRLISSDAGRVLRAAGLLKQVVGGSLSLVLLPVGSGGVFDGKLEIGGVAIKDAPGIAALLNAVSVVGLVNELNGDGIYFEDVEGSFRLTPNRLTLTEASAVGASMGLSMDGTYALDTGQIAMQGVISPVYLLNGIGSLFTRKGEGLIGFNYTLSGAAKDPKVGVNPLSALTPAMFREIFRAPPPDLPAVEGVTGSTLPKPEPQPERPVERRYEGR; this comes from the coding sequence ATGAGCGAACCTGCACCCCCATCTGTTGCAAAACCCCGCAAGCGCCTGTTGGGCCTTGGGGTGATGTGGCTGTTGAACTGGGTGCTGGGGCTGGTCACGGTTGCCGTTCTGGCGGTTGGTGGTGTGGTGATGTACCTCAAAAGCAACGCGGTCACGGCCCCGATCTGGGCCCGCACGATGATCGAGGCGCGGATTGCCGAGGCCCTGCCGCAGGCACGCGTGAGTTTTGGTGAGATGGCGTTTCTGATGGATGAGGGCTGGCGGCCGCGTGTGCGTCTGCGCAATGTCGCGGTAACCGCTGTCACCGGTGAGGAGCTGATACGGTTCCACGAATTCAAGGCTACGTTTTCAACCCGTCAGTTGCTGAAAGGACAGCCCCGGCCCAAAGACATCGCGCTGAGCGGTATCGTGGCGCGTCTGCGTCGGGACAGGGACGGGCGCGTCTCTGTGCAAACCGGACTTAGCGGATTTGGCGCAGAGCGGCAGGCGGCAACCCTGCCAGAGCTGATCGGGCAGGTGGATGATGTTCTGCTCAGCCCGGCCCTGAGTGCCCTGCGCGGTGTCGATCTGCGCGCGCTGACCCTGCGGTTTGAGGATGCGCGATCGGGTCGGGTCTGGACGATGGATGGCGGGCGGTTGCAGCTGGGCCGTGAGGGAGACACCCTGCGGATCAACGCGGATCTTGCGGTGCTGACCGGTGGCACCGGGGTTGCCACACTTGCGGCGAATTATACCAGCCGGATCGGGGAAACCGCCGCGGAATTTGGTGTTACCTTTGACGGGGTTGGCGCACAGGACATTGCGGTTCAGGACCCCGCACTTGCCTGGCTGGGGGTGCTTCGGGCCCCGATTTCGGGATCGGTGCGGGCAGGGCTGAACGATGCGGGACGGTTCACCCCTTGGGCTGCAACCTTGCAGATCGGCGCCGGCGCAGTGCAGCCGAACGAGGGCACGGAACCTGTCCCTTTTGACGGTGCGCGCAGCTATTTCAGTTATGACCCGGATGAAAAACTGCTGACCTTTGATGAACTGTCCGTGCGCAGCCAATGGATCACCGGTCAGGCAAGCGGCACCGCCGTTTTGGGGCTGGATGAAACCAGCGGTGCGCTAAGCGATCTTATCTGGCAGATCAGGCTCAGCGGTTTGCAGGCCAATCCGGGGGACCTTTATGAAATGCCGGTGGCCCTTGCGGGGGTTGATCTTGACCTGCGGTTGGAACTGAATCCGTTTCGGGTGACTTTGGGCCGTGCCCAGATTTCGGATCAGGGCAAGACAGCGCTGGTGGATGGCAGTGTTCTGGCGGGAGAGGACGGTTGGCATGTGGCGCTGGATGCGCAGATGGACGGGCTGGAACCCGACCGTTTGCTGGCGCTTTGGCCACAACGCGCGGCAAAAGGCACACGTAAATGGCTGGTGGAAAACCTCAGATCCGGTGCGCTGAGCAATATTGATCTGGCAGTGCGGCGCACGCCCAATGCCACGCCCCGCACCTTTCTGGCGTTTGATTACACAGATGCCACCGTGCGGTTTTCAAAAACCCTGCCACTGGTCACCGAAGGGCGCGGACATGTCAGTCTGGCCGACAGACGTTTGGTGGTGTCGCTGGATACCGGCAAGTTGACGCCGCCTCAGGGGGGCACAATCGGGCTGACCGGATCGTCGTTTATCATCCCTGATATTCTGGCCAAGGACGGCACCCCCGCCGTGGTCCGTCTGGATGCAAGCTCAAACATCGAGGCGGCGCTGTCGTTGTTGAACATGCCGCCTCTGTCAGTGATGGATAAGGCCAAGCTGCCAGTAAAGCTGGCCGAGGGCCGGGCCACAGTGACAGGCACATTGGCGCTCTCCCTGAAACGCGGCACCAAGCCCAAGGTGAGCTATCACGTGCAGGGTGATCTTCTGGACATGCGTTCAAAGGTCTTGGTCAAGGACCGGACCATCACCACCCCCAAACTGGTGCTTTTTGCCCAGAACGAGGGGTTCTCTTTGACCGGCAAAGGCCAAATGGACGGTGTGCCCTTTGATGCGGTGCTGAAGCAGCCGGTGGGGCCGGACGCGGCCCCCGGTATCTTAAGCGGCACAATCGCATTAACGCCCAAGGCGCTGGAAACCTTTGGCGTCAAACTGCCCGAAGGGTCGGTGTCGGGGCGCGGTGTTGGCGAAATCGAGGTAACCTTGAAGCGCGGCACCTCTCCGAAGCTGCGCTTGCGTTCGAATCTTGTCGGGCTGGGGGTCGCTGTGCCGCAGGTCTCCTGGCGTAAAGCCGCGTCACAATCGGGCGCGCTGGCGGTCGATGTGACCCTGTCGCCGGTGCCCGCGGTTGAGCGGCTGGAGGTGTCGGGGCCGGGTCTTTCGGCCGCAGGTGCGGTGCAGTTCAACAGTGACCGCACGCTGGAGCGGGTGCGTTTTGACCGGTTGAAGGTCGGCAACTGGCTGGATGTGCCGCTGGATCTGGTTGGGCGTGGGGCGGGGCGTCCAGTGCAGGTGGCGCTGCGCGGCGGATCACTGGACCTGCGCCGCGCCGCATTCGGCTCTGCACCGCCAGACCCCGCTGCGCCGCCGATGATTATTGCGCTGGATCGGTTGCAGATCACCGACACGATTAGTCTTACTGGATTGCAGGGGCAGTTTGATACGCGCCGGGGGCTGGATGGTGGTTTCAAGGCGCTGCTGAACGGCGATGCGCCGGTCGAGGGACGTGTGATCCCGCAATCAGGGCGCAGCGCGGTGCGTCTGATCTCCTCGGATGCGGGGCGGGTGTTGCGCGCGGCAGGATTGCTGAAACAGGTGGTCGGCGGGTCGCTGTCGCTGGTGTTATTGCCGGTTGGATCAGGCGGTGTCTTTGATGGCAAGCTGGAAATCGGTGGTGTTGCCATCAAGGATGCACCAGGGATCGCGGCACTGCTGAATGCTGTTTCGGTGGTGGGGCTGGTCAATGAGTTGAACGGTGATGGGATTTATTTTGAGGATGTGGAGGGCAGTTTCCGGCTGACCCCGAACCGGCTGACCCTGACCGAAGCCAGCGCGGTGGGGGCCTCCATGGGGCTGTCGATGGATGGGACCTATGCGCTGGATACCGGGCAGATCGCGATGCAGGGGGTGATCTCTCCGGTCTATCTGCTGAACGGCATCGGGTCGTTGTTCACCCGCAAGGGCGAGGGGTTGATCGGGTTCAATTACACTCTCAGCGGAGCTGCAAAAGATCCCAAGGTCGGGGTGAACCCGCTCTCCGCATTGACCCCTGCAATGTTCCGCGAGATCTTTCGCGCACCCCCCCCGGATTTGCCCGCTGTGGAAGGTGTGACCGGCAGCACATTGCCAAAGCCGGAACCTCAACCAGAAAGACCCGTTGAACGCCGCTACGAAGGGCGATAA
- the queA gene encoding tRNA preQ1(34) S-adenosylmethionine ribosyltransferase-isomerase QueA, giving the protein MKLSEFDFDLPETLIATRPAVPRTSARLLVAEGDVIHDQRVTDLATWLRAGDRLVLNDTRVIPARLFGVRVRDSSQGRVEAKIEVTLLEPRGDGTWSALIKPLRKLKLGEVVTFSADLSATLEGTQDGQGYLRFNCAGADFDAALNAAGAMPLPPYIAAKRPADAQDKTDYQTVWARHAGAVAAPTASLHFDDALLAQLREIGVTFTYVTLHVGAGTFLPVKVDDIADHKMHAEWGSVSAAAAEEIAATKAAGGRIIPVGTTSLRLIETAGRGGEIAPWQGDTDIFITPGFSFNVADALMTNFHLPKSTLMMLVSAMMGVEQIKTIYAHAIAQEYRFFSYGDASLLLPPVS; this is encoded by the coding sequence ATGAAACTGTCTGAATTTGATTTTGATCTGCCCGAAACATTGATCGCGACCCGCCCTGCGGTGCCGCGCACATCGGCACGCCTGCTGGTGGCAGAGGGGGACGTGATCCATGACCAACGGGTTACAGATCTGGCAACCTGGTTGCGGGCCGGGGATCGGCTGGTGCTGAATGACACCCGTGTTATCCCTGCGCGGCTTTTCGGGGTGCGGGTGCGTGACAGCAGTCAGGGCCGGGTCGAGGCCAAGATCGAGGTCACCCTGCTGGAGCCGCGCGGTGATGGCACCTGGTCTGCACTGATCAAACCACTGCGCAAGCTCAAGCTGGGTGAGGTTGTCACCTTCAGCGCTGATTTAAGCGCAACACTTGAGGGGACGCAGGACGGGCAGGGATATTTGCGGTTTAACTGCGCGGGTGCGGATTTTGATGCGGCCCTGAATGCAGCAGGTGCCATGCCGCTACCGCCCTATATTGCGGCCAAACGCCCCGCTGATGCGCAGGACAAGACGGATTATCAAACGGTCTGGGCCAGACATGCCGGTGCTGTTGCTGCGCCCACGGCATCCTTGCATTTTGACGATGCCCTTTTGGCACAGCTGCGCGAGATTGGCGTTACCTTTACCTATGTGACGCTGCATGTGGGGGCGGGCACCTTTCTGCCGGTCAAGGTGGACGATATTGCCGATCACAAGATGCATGCCGAATGGGGCAGTGTCAGCGCCGCGGCGGCAGAAGAAATTGCCGCAACCAAAGCCGCGGGCGGGCGGATCATACCCGTTGGCACAACCTCGCTGCGCCTGATTGAAACCGCCGGGCGCGGTGGAGAAATTGCGCCCTGGCAAGGGGATACCGATATTTTCATCACGCCGGGGTTCAGTTTTAACGTGGCGGATGCTTTGATGACCAACTTCCACCTGCCGAAATCGACCCTGATGATGCTGGTCTCTGCCATGATGGGTGTAGAGCAGATCAAAACCATTTATGCCCATGCGATCGCGCAGGAATATCGCTTTTTCTCCTACGGTGACGCTTCTTTGCTGTTGCCGCCGGTTTCTTAA